A window of the Gossypium hirsutum isolate 1008001.06 chromosome A05, Gossypium_hirsutum_v2.1, whole genome shotgun sequence genome harbors these coding sequences:
- the LOC107960681 gene encoding protein ZW2: protein MADGNGSTSSIVENFGAFFNGWLVRQERFLEQLVQALRSQDEEEIERRGDLIQEVLSHYDQYSAEKFKAAREQVLLFYSPPWLTSFEKAQLWVGGFKPFILFKILTNSVTELTPEQEQAIERVKCETRKEERELTQASAAIQESLAALPLLNLVRCCGRAVDGEELELESAMRKLKEDMLRALESADKLRGSTVRKLLQTLSPVQTVKFLAASAEFQLAVRKWGLQKDQGRAAT, encoded by the coding sequence ATGGCGGATGGAAATGGTTCAACTTCAAGCATTGTTGAGAATTTTGGAGCTTTCTTCAATGGCTGGCTGGTCCGTCAGGAAAGATTCCTTGAACAACTGGTTCAAGCACTGAGATCCCAAGATGAAGAGGAAATTGAGCGGCGTGGGGATTTGATTCAAGAAGTGCTGTCCCACTACGACCAGTACTCAGCAGAGAAATTCAAGGCAGCGAGGGAACAAGTGCTCCTCTTCTACTCTCCCCCATGGTTAACATCTTTCGAGAAAGCTCAACTCTGGGTTGGTGGGTTCAAGCCATTCATACTGTTCAAAATACTGACCAACTCAGTAACAGAGTTGACCCCAGAACAGGAACAAGCCATCGAGCGAGTTAAATGCGAGACAAGAAAGGAAGAACGAGAGTTGACGCAGGCATCGGCTGCGATTCAAGAGAGCTTGGCAGCCCTTCCGCTGTTGAACCTAGTTAGGTGCTGTGGGAGAGCGGTTGATGGCGAGGAATTGGAACTTGAGTCGGCAATGAGGAAGCTGAAGGAGGATATGCTAAGGGCACTGGAGAGCGCCGATAAACTACGAGGATCGACTGTTAGGAAGTTGCTTCAGACACTGAGTCCAGTCCAGACAGTGAAGTTCCTAGCTGCCTCGGCCGAGTTTCAGCTTGCTGTAAGGAAATGGGGTTTGCAGAAAGACCAAGGGAGAGCAGCAACGTGA